Genomic segment of candidate division TA06 bacterium:
TTGAGGAGTCGCCGAGAACTCTACCCCCCCGACACCACCGATGCCGAACTTAGTCGAGCTAACAGTCGTGTCATTATCTGCGACCGTGGTTTTTGTGCTGAGCATATGAATGCTTGGCCCGGCTCCGATGTAAGGCTTTATCGGGCTGCCTGGAATGTTTATGTTGTATATGATGTGCACGCCTATCGGGATGTCTGTATACTTCGTATCCACGTCATTCTCTGATTCCGAATGCATGAAGTAGTCCGCGAACAACTGTCCTGACAGCATTGGCATGAATGAGAGGTTCACATTGATTCCGAAGTCCATCCCGCCGTTGCTCAAGCTGTCTATCATATAGATGGCATAACCGCCATGGATACCTGCCCCAAGTCCAATCTGTGCCGAGGCTGCGGACGCAAGAACCATAATAGCTACGGCCGCCAAACCAAATCCAGCTAACCTACTCATTCGAAACCTCCCTCTTTGTTTGCTCGTATTCACTCAGGCACAAAAAAAATCACTACTACCCTTCACCACCCCCTTTCACCAAGTAGAGTTTCAATAAGTATACACCAATCATCCGCCGTGTCAAGCGAAAAATCCCGGGTGAGAAATCGCTTGACAGGGTACAGACAAGTTCATATGATGTGATTGAGAGAAGGAAAATTTTTTGAGTTGGTTTGTGAAATTTTTCACAAAGTAGGCCTGAAAAGAGCGAATCCTATTTTGCTTGACTTGCAGCTATCATCCGGGTAAATTGTACTGATTTAATCGATACTTAGCCAATTCTCAAGGGGGCTGATATGGCAGGGAAGCAAAAATCGACGGTAATAGATGTATCTGAGCTTGATCCCAACTTCAAACACGAGATCACTAAGGAACCGGGGGGCGAAAACCTCAAGGCTTGTTTTGCATGTGGAACATGCTCTGCCTCATGCCCTGTGCGC
This window contains:
- a CDS encoding porin family protein; the protein is MSRLAGFGLAAVAIMVLASAASAQIGLGAGIHGGYAIYMIDSLSNGGMDFGINVNLSFMPMLSGQLFADYFMHSESENDVDTKYTDIPIGVHIIYNINIPGSPIKPYIGAGPSIHMLSTKTTVADNDTTVSSTKFGIGGVGGVEFSATPQLGVFLELRDHYILTSEDIEETDPVESTPNTNALYILVGVNYHFM